The following coding sequences are from one Humulus lupulus chromosome X, drHumLupu1.1, whole genome shotgun sequence window:
- the LOC133806388 gene encoding potassium transporter 10-like, with translation MIKLKMATNMTTDQGPDRNGTVWTIDQKLDQPMDEEARKLKNMYTEKKLSAVMLLQLAFQSLGVVYGDLGTSPLYVFYNTFPDGIKDPKDLIGALSLIIYSLTLIPLLKYVLIVCRANDNGQGKVFSTWKVDLPKLIF, from the exons ATGATCAAGTTGAAAATGGCTACAAATATGACGACTGATCAAGGTCCTGATAGAAATGGTACTGTGTGGACTATAGATCAGAAGCTTGATCAACCCATGGACGAAGAGGCTAGAAAGCTTAAAAACATGTACACAGAAAAG AAGCTTTCAGCAGTAATGCTTCTGCAACTTGCATTCCAGAGCCTTGGAGTGGTATATGGAGATTTAGGCACATCTCCGTTGTATGTTTTCTACAACACTTTCCCTGATGGAATTAAAGACCCAAAAGATTTGATTGGAGCTTTATCTTTGATAATATACTCGCTTACTCTTATTCCGCTTCTCAAGTATGTGCTAATTGTTTGTAGAGCAAATGATAATGGTCAAGGTAAAGTGTTCTCAACCTGGAAAGTTGATTTGCCGAAGTTAATCTTCTAA